A window of the Hippoglossus stenolepis isolate QCI-W04-F060 chromosome 8, HSTE1.2, whole genome shotgun sequence genome harbors these coding sequences:
- the LOC118113885 gene encoding hepcidin-like encodes MKTFSVAVTVAVVLVFICIQQSSATFPEVQELEEAVSNDNAAAEHQETSVDSWMMPYNRQKRGFKCKFCCGCCSPGVCGLCCRF; translated from the exons ATGAAGACATTCAGTGTTGCAGTCACAGTGGCCGTCGTGCTCGTCTTTATTTGTATCCAGCAGAGCTCTGCCACCTTTCCTGAG GTacaagagctggaggaggcagtgaGCAATGACAATGCAGCTgctgaacatcaggagacatcAGTGGACTCGTGGATG ATGCCATACAACAGACAGAAGCGTGGCTTTAAGTGCAAGttctgctgcggctgctgcagccCTGGTGTCTGTGGACTTTGCTGCAGATTCTGA
- the LOC118113884 gene encoding hepcidin-like produces MKTFSVAVTVAVVLVFICIQQSSATFPEVQELEEAVSNDNAAAEHQETSVDSWMMPYNRQKRGFKCKFCCGCCSPGVCGLCCKF; encoded by the exons ATGAAGACATTCAGTGTTGCAGTCACAGTGGCCGTCGTGCTCGTCTTTATTTGTATCCAGCAGAGCTCTGCCACCTTTCCTGAG GTacaagagctggaggaggcagtgaGCAATGACAATGCAGCTgctgaacatcaggagacatcAGTGGACTCGTGGATG ATGCCATACAACAGACAGAAGCGTGGCTTTAAGTGCAAGttctgctgcggctgctgcagccCTGGTGTCTGTGGACTTTGCTGCAAATTCTGA